The Myxocyprinus asiaticus isolate MX2 ecotype Aquarium Trade chromosome 26, UBuf_Myxa_2, whole genome shotgun sequence genome has a window encoding:
- the LOC127417232 gene encoding sodium/potassium/calcium exchanger 1-like isoform X2: MFLTRRKRLYLSRIIFLLSGVFLCSLYQLTVRARLPEPWQETQIAGDPDDVSGHIMETGLLAVSVHTANLTTTVEPKHSNQTDGVQLLETASTTTKTPPTIPTTTEPPTTTTNRTIIHCIYVDPDLQKPTPVPSPATDTTTLVPNTTTSRPGEAPHMKGEYPEDIFSIEDRRKGWVALHIFGMVYMFVSLAIVCDEFFVPTLGVITDKLAISDDVAGATFMAAGGSAPELFTSLIGVFISHSNVGIGTIVGSAVFNILFVIGMCALFSREMLHLTWWPLFRDVSFYILDLIMLIIFFLDNTIMWWESMMLVGGYALYVIFMKFNVQIEKAFKSQLRKHKSIVKVIAVEEPEKDNGTSGEDNRPTEPEDKNRLKLKPTLQRGGSSASLHNSTMRNTIFQLMIHTLDPLGEVKFKDKAQILNDMARGKEESKKKEKSGEGDQMEQSKDSKDTAHANKQEGANQKPEAQKEGDNAAGGGSEKPGGSDGSESSEEDDSDEDSDEDSDDDENEDEAEEDGDNEEPLSLEWPDTKRKQATYLFLLPIVFPLWLTVPDVRNPASKKFFAITFLGSIVWIAIFSYLMVWWAHQVGETIGISEEIMGLTILAAGTSIPDLITSVIVARKGLGDMAVSSSVGSNIFDITMGLPVPWLMYSLCHSLAPVTVSSNGLFCAIVLLFIMLLFVTISIAACKWRMNKVLGFTMFILYFVFLVLSVMLEDRIIVCPVSI; encoded by the exons TGATGTCTCTGGTCATATTATGGAAACAGGGCTGTTGGCTGTGTCAGTGCATACAGCTAATTTGACCACAACTGTTGAGCCAAAGCACTCCAACCAGACAGATGGGGTCCAGCTGTTAGAAACAGCTTCAACTACAACAAAAACCCCTCCAACTATACCAACAACTACAGAGCCACCTACAACAACCACAAATAGGACAATCATCCACTGCATATATGTGGATCCAGACCTTCAAAAACCCACCCCAGTTCCCAGTCCAGCAACTGATACTACAACTCTGGTGCCCAACACTACAACCTCCAGACCCGGAGAGGCACCACACATGAAGGGCGAGTATCCGGAGGACATCTTCTCCATTGAGGACAGACGCAAAGGCTGGGTTGCTCTACACATTTTTGGAATGGTATACATGTTTGTTTCTTTGGCCATTGTCTGTGATGAGTTCTTTGTCCCTACGCTTGGGGTTATCACTGACAAATTGGCGATCTCAGATGATGTGGCTGGGGCGACATTCATGGCTGCTGGAGGCTCTGCCCCTGAACTCTTTACTTCCTTGATTGGTGTCTTCATCTCCCATAGCAATGTGGGCATTGGAACCATCGTTGGCTCGGCTGTCTTTAATATCCTGTTTGTGATTGGAATGTGTGCTCTGTTCTCCCGGGAGATGCTTCACCTCACATGGTGGCCTCTCTTTCGTGATGTTTCCTTCTACATCCTTGAtctcatcatgctcatcatcttCTTCTTGGACAACACCATTATGTGGTGGGAAAGTATGATGCTGGTGGGTGGTTATGCTCTCTATGTGATCTTCATGAAATTCAACGTTCAGATTGAGAAAGCCTTTAAGTCTCAACTCAGGAAACATAAGAGCATCGTCAAAGTCATCGCAGTGGAAGAACCTGAGAAG GACAATGGGACCTCAGGTGAAGACAACAGGCCAACTGAACCAGAAGACAAGAATCGATTAAAG CTGAAGCCCACTTTGCAGCGCGGGGGCAGTTCTGCTTCTCTACACAACAGCACCATGAGGAACACCATCTTCCAGCTGATGATTCACACACTGGATCCTCTCGGAGAGG TGAAATTTAAAGACAAGGCTCAGATTTTGAACGACATGGCACGGGGGAAGGAAGAgagcaaaaagaaagaaaaatctggTGAAG GTGATCAGATGGAGCAGTCCAAGGATTCCAAAGACACGGCTCATGCAAACAAGCAAGAAGGCGCCAATCAAAAACCTGAGGCGCAAAAG GAAGGGGACAATGCAGCAGGAGGTGGATCAGAGAAGCCAGGAGGTTCAGATGGCTCAGAGAGTAGTGAGGAAGATGACAGTGATGAAGACAGCGATGAGGACAGTGATGATGATGAAAATGAAGATGAAGCTGAAGAGGACGGGGACAATGAGGAACCTCTGTCCTTAGAATGGCCAGACACCAAACGTAAACAAGCCACGTATTTGTTTCTGCTGCCCATCGTGTTCCCATTGTGGCTGACAGTTCCAGATGTCAGAAACCCT GCTTCAAAGAAGTTTTTTGCCATCACCTTCCTTGGCTCTATAGTATGGATTGCAATATTTTCCTATCTTATGGTGTGGTGGGCACATCAG GTGGGTGAGACCATCGGCATCTCAGAGGAGATCATGGGTCTGACGATTCTGGCCGCAGGAACATCCATTCCTGATCTTATCACCAGCGTGATTGTAGCTCGTAAAGGCTTGGGAGACATGGCTGTCTCAAGCTCTGTGGGCAGCAACATATTTGACATCACTATGGG GCTGCCGGTGCCCTGGCTGATGTACTCGCTATGTCATTCGCTGGCCCCAGTGACTGTGAGCAGTAATGGGCTCTTCTGTGCCATTGTGCTGCTCTTCATTATGCTCCTCTTTGTCACCATCTCCATCGCTGCCTGTAAATGGAGGATGAATAAAGTGTTGGGATTCACCATGTTCATCCTCTACTTTGTGTTCCTGGTGCTCAGTGTCATGCTGGAGGATCGGATCATTGTATGCCCTGTGTCCATCTAA
- the LOC127417232 gene encoding sodium/potassium/calcium exchanger 1-like isoform X1 has product MFLTRRKRLYLSRIIFLLSGVFLCSLYQLTVRARLPEPWQETQIAGDPDDVSGHIMETGLLAVSVHTANLTTTVEPKHSNQTDGVQLLETASTTTKTPPTIPTTTEPPTTTTNRTIIHCIYVDPDLQKPTPVPSPATDTTTLVPNTTTSRPGEAPHMKGEYPEDIFSIEDRRKGWVALHIFGMVYMFVSLAIVCDEFFVPTLGVITDKLAISDDVAGATFMAAGGSAPELFTSLIGVFISHSNVGIGTIVGSAVFNILFVIGMCALFSREMLHLTWWPLFRDVSFYILDLIMLIIFFLDNTIMWWESMMLVGGYALYVIFMKFNVQIEKAFKSQLRKHKSIVKVIAVEEPEKDNGTSGEDNRPTEPEDKNRLKLKPTLQRGGSSASLHNSTMRNTIFQLMIHTLDPLGEVKFKDKAQILNDMARGKEESKKKEKSGEVGDQMEQSKDSKDTAHANKQEGANQKPEAQKEGDNAAGGGSEKPGGSDGSESSEEDDSDEDSDEDSDDDENEDEAEEDGDNEEPLSLEWPDTKRKQATYLFLLPIVFPLWLTVPDVRNPASKKFFAITFLGSIVWIAIFSYLMVWWAHQVGETIGISEEIMGLTILAAGTSIPDLITSVIVARKGLGDMAVSSSVGSNIFDITMGLPVPWLMYSLCHSLAPVTVSSNGLFCAIVLLFIMLLFVTISIAACKWRMNKVLGFTMFILYFVFLVLSVMLEDRIIVCPVSI; this is encoded by the exons TGATGTCTCTGGTCATATTATGGAAACAGGGCTGTTGGCTGTGTCAGTGCATACAGCTAATTTGACCACAACTGTTGAGCCAAAGCACTCCAACCAGACAGATGGGGTCCAGCTGTTAGAAACAGCTTCAACTACAACAAAAACCCCTCCAACTATACCAACAACTACAGAGCCACCTACAACAACCACAAATAGGACAATCATCCACTGCATATATGTGGATCCAGACCTTCAAAAACCCACCCCAGTTCCCAGTCCAGCAACTGATACTACAACTCTGGTGCCCAACACTACAACCTCCAGACCCGGAGAGGCACCACACATGAAGGGCGAGTATCCGGAGGACATCTTCTCCATTGAGGACAGACGCAAAGGCTGGGTTGCTCTACACATTTTTGGAATGGTATACATGTTTGTTTCTTTGGCCATTGTCTGTGATGAGTTCTTTGTCCCTACGCTTGGGGTTATCACTGACAAATTGGCGATCTCAGATGATGTGGCTGGGGCGACATTCATGGCTGCTGGAGGCTCTGCCCCTGAACTCTTTACTTCCTTGATTGGTGTCTTCATCTCCCATAGCAATGTGGGCATTGGAACCATCGTTGGCTCGGCTGTCTTTAATATCCTGTTTGTGATTGGAATGTGTGCTCTGTTCTCCCGGGAGATGCTTCACCTCACATGGTGGCCTCTCTTTCGTGATGTTTCCTTCTACATCCTTGAtctcatcatgctcatcatcttCTTCTTGGACAACACCATTATGTGGTGGGAAAGTATGATGCTGGTGGGTGGTTATGCTCTCTATGTGATCTTCATGAAATTCAACGTTCAGATTGAGAAAGCCTTTAAGTCTCAACTCAGGAAACATAAGAGCATCGTCAAAGTCATCGCAGTGGAAGAACCTGAGAAG GACAATGGGACCTCAGGTGAAGACAACAGGCCAACTGAACCAGAAGACAAGAATCGATTAAAG CTGAAGCCCACTTTGCAGCGCGGGGGCAGTTCTGCTTCTCTACACAACAGCACCATGAGGAACACCATCTTCCAGCTGATGATTCACACACTGGATCCTCTCGGAGAGG TGAAATTTAAAGACAAGGCTCAGATTTTGAACGACATGGCACGGGGGAAGGAAGAgagcaaaaagaaagaaaaatctggTGAAG TAGGTGATCAGATGGAGCAGTCCAAGGATTCCAAAGACACGGCTCATGCAAACAAGCAAGAAGGCGCCAATCAAAAACCTGAGGCGCAAAAG GAAGGGGACAATGCAGCAGGAGGTGGATCAGAGAAGCCAGGAGGTTCAGATGGCTCAGAGAGTAGTGAGGAAGATGACAGTGATGAAGACAGCGATGAGGACAGTGATGATGATGAAAATGAAGATGAAGCTGAAGAGGACGGGGACAATGAGGAACCTCTGTCCTTAGAATGGCCAGACACCAAACGTAAACAAGCCACGTATTTGTTTCTGCTGCCCATCGTGTTCCCATTGTGGCTGACAGTTCCAGATGTCAGAAACCCT GCTTCAAAGAAGTTTTTTGCCATCACCTTCCTTGGCTCTATAGTATGGATTGCAATATTTTCCTATCTTATGGTGTGGTGGGCACATCAG GTGGGTGAGACCATCGGCATCTCAGAGGAGATCATGGGTCTGACGATTCTGGCCGCAGGAACATCCATTCCTGATCTTATCACCAGCGTGATTGTAGCTCGTAAAGGCTTGGGAGACATGGCTGTCTCAAGCTCTGTGGGCAGCAACATATTTGACATCACTATGGG GCTGCCGGTGCCCTGGCTGATGTACTCGCTATGTCATTCGCTGGCCCCAGTGACTGTGAGCAGTAATGGGCTCTTCTGTGCCATTGTGCTGCTCTTCATTATGCTCCTCTTTGTCACCATCTCCATCGCTGCCTGTAAATGGAGGATGAATAAAGTGTTGGGATTCACCATGTTCATCCTCTACTTTGTGTTCCTGGTGCTCAGTGTCATGCTGGAGGATCGGATCATTGTATGCCCTGTGTCCATCTAA